From a single Lolium rigidum isolate FL_2022 chromosome 7, APGP_CSIRO_Lrig_0.1, whole genome shotgun sequence genomic region:
- the LOC124671139 gene encoding pentatricopeptide repeat-containing protein At3g50420-like, protein MPLISSPRRAVLRRARALHALLAVSAAPSARWPTTFVVNQLLALYARLSALPDALALLRATPRPSVVSFNTVLSALSRGSPPRHAPHAAFRLFAQLHASGLRPTAPSLCALLRAAGAARDGRAGAAAHSQALALGFLATDIVPTALLQMYCECGAPGHAHRVFDEMPTRDVVAWNCAIHCSVRYGNLARALHHFRGMVRRGLAPTESTLSSVLSGCARAGDSRGGRALHGWVVKSDELDPDTPLQNALLGMYSGCGDLGTALRVFDRIEAPDLVSWNTLIAGFSGAGDGWSAMDAFVRLKDPPFGEPVAPDDYTFAALVSAAAALPAMQSGMPIHAQVVKSGFESSVFVGNTLINMYFTNDRAESARVLFDSLAEKDVIMWTEMVAGHSSLGEGELALKYFISMLQEGYKVDSFSLSSALNSTAELAGLKQGEMLHAQVVKSGYEGNICASGSLLDMYAKNGALEGAYLVFCTIQKRDLKSWNSMIGGYGNYGNSEMAFKLFGEMIHDELQPDHVTYISLLSACSHCGLVEKGKFYWYCMMTDGIMPGFKHYSSMVSLLSRAGLLEEALDLLVKSPFAKQCPELWRILLSSCVALKDLSIGVHAAEQALEQDPDDMSTHILLSNLYAAAGKWDIVAEIRRRIRGMMVEKEPGLSWIEIQKMVHVFSADDECHTQIDDCRAELLRLKGNMQLLNTSENELLLSG, encoded by the coding sequence CCCTCCGTCGTCTCCTTCAACACCGTCCTCTCCGCGCTCTCCCGCGGCTCCCCGCCGCGCCACGCGCCGCACGCCGCCTTCCGGCTCTTCGCCCAGCTGCACGCGTCCGGGCTCCGCCCCACCGCGCCCAGCCTCTGCGcgctcctccgcgccgccggcgcGGCCCGCGACGGCCGGGCGGGCGCCGCGGCGCACTCCCAGGCCCTCGCGCTCGGCTTCCTCGCCACCGACATCGTGCCCACCGCCCTGCTGCAGATGTACTGCGAGTGCGGGGCGCCGGGGCACGCCCACcgcgtgttcgacgaaatgcccaCCCGGGACGTGGTGGCTTGGAACTGCGCGATCCACTGCAGCGTGCGGTACGGCAACCTCGCTCGTGCCCTCCACCACTTCCGCGGGATGGTGCGGCGTGGGCTGGCACCCACCGAGAGCACGCTATCGTCGGTGCTGAGTGGGTGCGCACGCGCCGGAGATAGCCGAGGGGGCCGCGCGCTGCATGGATGGGTGGTGAAGTCGGACGAGCTGGACCCCGACACGCCGCTGCAGAACGCGCTGCTGGGCATGTACTCTGGCTGCGGCGATCTGGGCACCGCGCTGCGTGTGTTTGACAGGATCGAGGCACCCGACTTGGTGTCGTGGAACACTCTGATCGCTGGGTTTTCTGGTGCTGGGGATGGATGGAGCGCCATGGATGCTTTCGTGCGGCTCAAGGACCCGCCGTTTGGTGAACCGGTTGCACCTGATGATTACACGTTTGCAGCTCTagtgtctgctgctgctgctttacccGCAATGCAAAGTGGAATGCCGATTCACGCTCAAGTGGTCAAATCTGGGTTTGAGAGCAGCGTCTTTGTAGGGAATACGCTGATCAATATGTATTTCACAAACGACAGGGCAGAGTCAGCGCGAGTTTTGTTCGACTCCCTTGCCGAGAAAGATGTGATTATGTGGACCGAGATGGTGGCGGGCCACTCTTCGTTGGGCGAAGGTGAATTGGCCTTGAAATACTTCATTAGCATGCTTCAGGAAGGGTACAAGGTTGACAGCTTCTCTCTGAGCAGTGCTTTGAACTCCACGGCAGAGCTTGCAggtcttaaacaaggagagatgcTCCATGCTCAAGTAGTAAAAAGTGGTTATGAAGGGAATATCTGTGCCTCTGGAAGCCTGCTTGACATGTATGCGAAAAATGGTGCTCTTGAAGGTGCCTATTTAGTGTTCTGTACCATACAAAAGCGAGATTTGAAGAGTTGGAATTCCATGATAGGGGGATATGGCAATTATGGGAATTCAGAAATGGCATTTAAGCTATTTGGTGAGATGATTCATGATGAGCTGCAACCTGACCATGTAACTTATATCTCCCTCCTTTCTGCATGCAGCCACTGTGGACTAGTTGAGAAAGGGAAATTTTATTGGTATTGTATGATGACTGATGGTATTATGCCAGGGTTCAAGCACTACAGTAGCATGGTGAGTTTGTTGAGTAGGGCAGGTTTATTGGAGGAAGCACTTGATTTACTGGTGAAATCCCCATTTGCCAAGCAATGTCCTGAGCTATGGAGAATTCTGCTAAGCTCTTGTGTAGCATTAAAAGATTTGTCCATTGGTGTTCATGCTGCTGAACAGGCACTAGAGCAAGACCCAGATGACATGTCAACACATATATTGCTTTCAAACCTTTATGCTGCTGCAGGGAAGTGGGACATTGTAGCTGAAATTAGGAGAAGGATCAGAGGAATGATGGTTGAGAAGGAACCTGGGCTGAGCTGGATTGAGATTCAAAAGATGGTTCATGTGTTCTCTGCAGATGATGAATGCCATACTCAAATAGATGACTGTCGTGCCGAGTTGCTTAGACTTAAGGGAAACATGCAATTGTTGAATACTTCTGAAAATGAATTGCTGTTAAGTGGCTAA